In Afipia sp. GAS231, a single window of DNA contains:
- a CDS encoding HWE histidine kinase domain-containing protein — translation MEHEKVNILLVDDQPAKLLAYEVILKDLGENLVSVSSGRDALEFLLKNDVAIILVDVCMPELDGFELAAMIREHPRFQKTAMIFISAIQVSDIDRLRGYEMGAVDYVPVPVVPEVLRAKIKVFAELYRKTRQLERLNVELEDRVRARTAELEDSHTRLLESEQRRSLAIAAGKMGSWDWDWVNGDCLWDEGQYQILGVDSGSFELTPGNIQAVFHPDDVHQLREAWASFARGAKSYEAEFRIVRPTGEVRWCTGTAAASTDKDGRVIRVSGVTVDITERKQAEERQNLLAREVDHRAKNALALAQSIVRLTRGENVKSYIHSVEGRINALARVHTVLSLSSWQGAETRKLIDEELAPYVIGEQVVLFGPEVQLLPATAQTVALALHELVTNSAKYGALSAESGRLSVSWENQAGVLKITWAETGGPRVEKPATRGFGTRSVIASIESQLGGKAEFDWRPEGLVCRLAVPLSQGQLAADPMPPREAAAI, via the coding sequence ATGGAACACGAGAAGGTCAACATTCTTCTGGTCGACGATCAGCCGGCGAAGCTGCTTGCCTATGAGGTCATCCTGAAAGATCTCGGCGAGAACCTGGTCTCGGTCTCGTCCGGCCGCGATGCGCTCGAGTTCCTGCTCAAGAACGACGTGGCCATCATTCTGGTCGACGTCTGCATGCCGGAGCTCGACGGCTTCGAACTGGCCGCCATGATCCGCGAACATCCGCGCTTCCAGAAGACGGCGATGATCTTCATCTCGGCGATCCAGGTCAGCGATATCGACCGCCTGCGCGGCTATGAAATGGGCGCGGTCGATTACGTGCCGGTGCCGGTGGTGCCCGAAGTATTGCGCGCCAAGATCAAGGTTTTCGCCGAGCTTTACCGCAAGACCCGCCAGCTGGAGCGGCTCAACGTCGAACTCGAAGACCGCGTCCGTGCCCGCACCGCCGAGCTGGAGGATTCCCATACCCGTCTGCTGGAGAGCGAGCAGCGCCGGAGTCTCGCGATCGCCGCCGGCAAGATGGGGTCCTGGGATTGGGACTGGGTCAATGGCGACTGCCTGTGGGATGAGGGCCAGTATCAAATTCTCGGCGTCGATTCTGGCAGCTTCGAACTGACGCCGGGCAATATCCAGGCCGTGTTTCATCCGGACGACGTTCACCAATTGCGCGAGGCATGGGCGAGCTTCGCCAGGGGCGCGAAATCATACGAGGCGGAGTTCCGGATCGTGCGGCCGACTGGCGAGGTGCGCTGGTGCACCGGAACGGCCGCCGCCAGCACCGACAAGGACGGCCGCGTGATCCGTGTCAGCGGCGTCACCGTTGACATTACCGAGCGCAAGCAGGCCGAGGAGCGTCAGAACCTGCTGGCCCGGGAAGTCGATCACCGCGCCAAGAACGCGTTGGCGCTGGCGCAGTCGATCGTCCGGCTGACGCGCGGCGAAAACGTGAAATCCTACATTCACTCGGTCGAGGGACGGATCAATGCGCTCGCGCGGGTGCATACCGTGCTTTCGCTGTCGAGCTGGCAAGGCGCCGAAACGAGGAAACTGATCGACGAGGAACTCGCGCCCTACGTGATCGGCGAACAAGTCGTGCTGTTCGGCCCGGAGGTTCAATTGTTGCCCGCCACGGCGCAAACGGTCGCCTTGGCCCTGCACGAACTCGTGACCAATTCGGCCAAATACGGCGCCCTGTCGGCGGAGTCTGGCCGGCTATCGGTCAGTTGGGAGAACCAGGCGGGAGTTCTGAAAATAACATGGGCTGAGACGGGCGGGCCCCGCGTCGAGAAACCGGCAACCCGGGGTTTTGGAACGCGAAGCGTGATCGCGAGCATCGAGTCGCAACTGGGCGGCAAAGCGGAATTCGATTGGCGACCCGAAGGCCTGGTTTGCCGCCTCGCCGTCCCGCTGTCGCAAGGCCAGCTCGCTGCCGATCCAATGCCGCCGCGCGAAGCCGCCGCCATTTGA
- a CDS encoding response regulator has translation MPRVLVVDDQSDVRAMISIVLRINQFEIVEAASAVAALKAFEEQGFDLAIVDIFLQGTNGSELIAMLRERMPDLPVVAISGMTALDFLSESSSLSDVICLQKPFRPHDLMRAVDAARGSVRPSVATAR, from the coding sequence ATGCCCCGCGTCCTTGTCGTTGACGACCAATCCGATGTGCGCGCGATGATTTCCATCGTGCTGCGGATCAACCAGTTCGAGATCGTCGAAGCCGCCAGCGCGGTGGCGGCACTGAAGGCGTTCGAGGAGCAGGGCTTCGATCTCGCGATCGTCGACATCTTCCTGCAGGGCACCAATGGCTCCGAACTGATCGCCATGCTGCGCGAACGCATGCCCGATTTGCCCGTGGTCGCGATATCCGGAATGACGGCGCTGGACTTCCTGTCCGAATCGTCCAGTCTGTCGGATGTCATCTGCCTGCAAAAGCCGTTTCGGCCACATGACCTGATGCGCGCGGTCGATGCAGCCCGGGGATCGGTCCGGCCATCGGTCGCCACGGCGCGGTAA
- a CDS encoding PAS domain S-box protein — MQTGSERSIFLSTMPASGGDRTAAISIVVVSALLFACAVPFAGVPLAPVPAFVASYQSALAINDLITAVLLFSQFGVSRSRALLLLASGYLFTTIAAVVHALTFPGLFAPGGLLGAGPQTTVWLYMVWHGGFPLLVLGYATLKAHDNGTRMQTSPGRAILISIAAVVLAMAAFTAFVTGGHDFLPILLKNGHYTPVMLGVVSTVWCLSLAALAMLWFRRPHSVLDIWLMVVLCAWLFDIAMSAILNVARFDLGFYLGRIYGLCAASFVLAVLLIDNVSLQAQLARLLGKLRHQAASERNLRNERDRIFSAVVESSNDAIITKALDGTITGWNGAAERLFGYTSAEAVGRHIDIIVPPDRRTEIVDILDRVGEGERIQHYETSRVRKDGHSVEVSLSVSPIRSASGDIVGASKTARDITESNRTLRALTGEVEERQRIFETSHDLILVTDTAGNFIQVSPSATTILGYAPAEMIGHSAVEFIHPDDLENTRREMRTARRGQSKRNFETRYIGKDGKAVSLNWSGTWSEPVRRHFFIGRDLTEKQAAEAQLRHVQKMDAIGQLTGGVAHDFNNILTVITGTIGILEEAVADKPELVSIAKLIDEAAERGASLTKHLLAFARKQPLQPREIDVNSLVLEAAKLLHPTLGEHVEIKPLLADDAWTALVDPSQLTTAVLNLALNARDAMPQGGKLALETSNVYLDENYASMHSEVTPGNYVMVAVSDTGAGIPAALLERVFDPFFTTKEVGKGTGLGLSMVFGFVKQSGGHIKIYSEEGHGTSVKMYLPRATGLNQTAAEVLISANVEGGHEAILVVEDDSMVRRYVVTQIESLGYTTLEAANAADALKILDTARVDLLFTDVIMPGTMNGRQLVEEALKRQPSLKTLYTSGYTENAIVHHGRLDSGVLLLAKPYRKFELARMLRLALAS; from the coding sequence ATGCAGACGGGTAGCGAGCGCAGCATCTTTCTCTCGACCATGCCCGCGTCCGGCGGGGACCGCACGGCGGCTATATCGATCGTCGTCGTCTCCGCGCTGCTGTTCGCGTGCGCCGTGCCTTTTGCCGGCGTGCCGCTTGCCCCGGTCCCGGCCTTCGTCGCGAGCTATCAATCCGCGCTCGCGATCAACGACCTGATCACCGCGGTCCTGCTGTTTTCGCAGTTCGGGGTTTCGCGCTCGCGGGCGCTGCTGCTGCTGGCAAGCGGTTATCTGTTCACGACCATCGCGGCCGTGGTTCACGCCCTCACCTTTCCGGGCCTGTTCGCCCCCGGCGGGTTGCTCGGCGCGGGCCCGCAAACCACCGTCTGGCTCTACATGGTCTGGCATGGCGGATTCCCGCTGCTGGTGCTGGGCTATGCCACGCTGAAGGCCCACGACAACGGCACGCGGATGCAGACCTCGCCCGGCAGGGCGATCCTGATAAGCATTGCGGCGGTGGTGTTGGCGATGGCCGCATTCACCGCGTTTGTCACCGGCGGCCACGACTTTCTGCCGATCCTGCTGAAAAACGGACATTACACGCCGGTCATGCTCGGCGTGGTGTCGACCGTATGGTGTCTCAGCCTCGCCGCGCTGGCCATGCTCTGGTTTCGCAGGCCGCATTCCGTCCTCGACATCTGGCTGATGGTCGTGCTCTGCGCCTGGTTGTTCGACATCGCCATGTCGGCCATCCTCAATGTGGCGCGGTTCGATCTCGGCTTCTATCTCGGCCGGATCTACGGGCTGTGTGCCGCCAGTTTCGTGCTCGCGGTGCTGTTGATCGACAATGTCAGCCTGCAGGCGCAACTGGCCCGCCTGCTCGGAAAGCTGCGTCATCAAGCCGCCTCCGAACGAAATCTTCGCAACGAGCGCGACCGCATTTTCAGCGCGGTCGTGGAATCATCCAACGATGCCATCATCACCAAGGCGCTCGACGGCACCATCACCGGCTGGAACGGGGCCGCCGAACGCCTGTTCGGCTACACCTCTGCTGAGGCCGTCGGCCGGCACATCGACATCATCGTCCCGCCGGACCGGCGCACCGAAATCGTCGACATCCTCGACCGTGTCGGCGAGGGCGAGCGGATTCAGCACTACGAAACCTCGCGCGTGCGCAAGGACGGCCACAGCGTCGAAGTTTCCCTGAGCGTCTCTCCGATCCGGTCTGCCTCCGGCGACATCGTCGGTGCGTCCAAGACCGCGCGCGACATCACCGAAAGCAACCGGACACTGCGAGCCCTCACCGGCGAAGTCGAAGAGCGCCAGCGAATCTTCGAAACCTCGCACGACCTCATCCTGGTGACCGATACCGCCGGAAATTTCATCCAGGTCAGCCCGAGCGCCACCACCATTCTCGGTTACGCGCCGGCCGAGATGATCGGACACAGCGCGGTGGAGTTCATCCACCCCGACGATCTCGAAAACACCCGCCGCGAGATGCGAACGGCGCGACGGGGGCAGAGCAAGCGCAATTTCGAAACCCGCTACATCGGCAAGGACGGCAAGGCGGTTTCGCTGAACTGGAGCGGGACATGGTCGGAACCGGTCAGGCGCCACTTCTTCATCGGCCGCGATCTCACGGAAAAGCAGGCTGCCGAGGCCCAGCTGCGGCACGTCCAGAAGATGGACGCGATCGGCCAGCTGACGGGCGGTGTCGCGCATGACTTCAACAACATCCTGACCGTGATCACCGGGACCATCGGAATCCTGGAGGAAGCCGTCGCCGACAAGCCCGAGCTCGTTTCGATCGCCAAGCTGATTGACGAAGCCGCCGAACGCGGGGCCAGCCTGACCAAGCATCTCTTGGCCTTTGCCCGCAAGCAGCCGCTGCAGCCCCGCGAGATCGACGTCAATTCGCTGGTGCTGGAGGCTGCCAAGCTGCTGCATCCGACGCTCGGCGAGCATGTCGAAATCAAGCCGCTGCTGGCCGACGACGCCTGGACGGCGCTGGTCGATCCGAGCCAGCTCACCACCGCGGTGCTGAATCTGGCCCTCAACGCCCGCGATGCGATGCCCCAGGGCGGCAAGCTCGCGCTCGAGACCAGCAACGTCTACCTCGACGAAAACTATGCGAGCATGCACAGCGAGGTGACGCCGGGCAACTACGTCATGGTCGCCGTCAGCGACACCGGCGCCGGCATTCCCGCGGCCCTGCTGGAGCGGGTATTCGATCCCTTCTTCACCACCAAGGAAGTCGGCAAGGGCACCGGGCTTGGCCTCAGCATGGTATTCGGCTTCGTCAAACAGTCGGGCGGGCACATCAAGATTTACAGCGAGGAAGGCCACGGCACATCCGTCAAGATGTACCTGCCGCGAGCGACCGGATTGAACCAGACCGCCGCGGAGGTGCTGATCTCGGCCAATGTCGAGGGCGGTCACGAAGCAATCCTCGTCGTCGAGGACGATTCGATGGTGCGGCGCTATGTAGTGACCCAGATCGAGAGCCTGGGCTACACCACGCTCGAGGCGGCCAATGCCGCCGACGCCCTGAAAATCCTCGACACCGCGCGGGTCGATCTGCTGTTCACCGATGTGATCATGCCGGGCACCATGAACGGCCGCCAACTGGTCGAGGAGGCGTTAAAGCGGCAACCTTCGCTCAAGACCCTGTACACGTCAGGGTATACCGAGAACGCCATCGTCCATCATGGCCGCCTCGATTCCGGCGTGCTGTTGCTCGCCAAACCCTATCGCAAGTTCGAATTGGCCAGGATGCTGCGGCTGGCGCTTGCCAGTTGA
- a CDS encoding P1 family peptidase, whose translation MKNLLTDISGVRVGHADDAAIASGVTAIIFDAPAVASIDVRGGGPGTREESVLHLEGTVDAIDAITLSGGSALGLDAAGGVQAWLAEQGRGLRIRDAVIPIVPGAICFDLLNGGSKAWGRFPPYRDLGYAAAQAASTDFTLGSVGAGLGATTANFKGGLGSASAQTGSGIAVAALAVVNAVGSVTVGDGPWFWAAPFEANNEFGGRGLPPSFNPEMLKARLKGGPDARAAENTTLVVVVTDAVLTKPQARRLAMIAQTGMARAIYPVHAPLDGDVVFAAATGQKPIDPLFGLTELGMVAANTVARAIARGVHAATALPFLGALPAWSDRFG comes from the coding sequence TTGAAAAATCTCCTCACCGATATATCCGGCGTTCGCGTTGGTCACGCCGACGATGCAGCGATCGCCTCCGGCGTCACCGCGATCATTTTTGACGCTCCTGCGGTGGCGTCGATCGATGTTCGCGGCGGCGGCCCGGGCACCCGCGAGGAATCGGTGCTTCATCTCGAAGGTACCGTCGACGCGATTGACGCGATCACGCTCTCCGGCGGCTCGGCGCTCGGCCTGGATGCCGCTGGCGGCGTACAGGCCTGGCTGGCCGAACAGGGCCGCGGCTTAAGGATACGCGACGCCGTCATTCCGATCGTCCCGGGCGCGATCTGCTTCGATCTCCTGAACGGCGGCAGCAAGGCCTGGGGACGCTTCCCGCCCTACCGCGATCTCGGTTATGCCGCGGCCCAGGCTGCGAGCACCGATTTCACACTGGGCAGCGTCGGCGCCGGTCTCGGCGCCACCACGGCCAATTTCAAGGGCGGCCTCGGCTCCGCTTCCGCGCAAACCGGGAGCGGCATCGCGGTCGCCGCACTCGCGGTGGTCAACGCCGTCGGCAGCGTCACGGTCGGCGACGGGCCGTGGTTCTGGGCAGCGCCGTTCGAGGCCAACAACGAGTTCGGCGGACGCGGACTTCCGCCGTCTTTCAATCCCGAGATGTTGAAGGCGCGGCTCAAGGGCGGTCCGGACGCGAGGGCTGCGGAAAACACCACGCTGGTGGTCGTCGTTACCGACGCCGTGCTGACCAAGCCGCAGGCCCGGCGGTTGGCAATGATCGCGCAGACCGGAATGGCGCGCGCAATCTATCCGGTCCACGCGCCGCTCGACGGCGACGTGGTGTTCGCGGCGGCGACCGGCCAAAAGCCGATCGATCCGCTGTTCGGTCTTACCGAACTCGGCATGGTGGCCGCCAATACGGTCGCCCGCGCGATTGCGCGTGGCGTCCATGCGGCGACCGCGCTGCCCTTTCTGGGCGCGCTACCGGCGTGGAGCGATCGCTTCGGCTAG
- a CDS encoding EF-hand domain-containing protein, with translation MLPALTAASAAIDALKSLTSSKSSKSSSTTSTGFTQPAANPFDQSGSTTPASSATGTTTGGSGFTQISPQTMSALLDAQSQSATASTTASPTDASSALKDLFSKIDANGDGKVTKSEFENALGAGGTNLKAADNVFSKLDKNGDGSVSLDEMSAALKGAGGKGGHHHRSAGGSGSSDGSNTDPLLAALQGASSTSTTNSDGSTTTSLTYADGSKVTMTSPASNSSSSSASSSYNFIEQMIQRAASSIASSAQSSLSVSV, from the coding sequence ATGTTGCCTGCCTTAACTGCTGCGTCCGCGGCGATCGATGCCCTCAAGTCGCTGACGTCGTCGAAGTCGTCAAAGTCGTCGTCCACGACATCGACGGGTTTCACGCAGCCCGCCGCCAATCCGTTCGATCAGTCAGGCAGCACCACCCCGGCTTCGAGCGCCACGGGCACGACGACCGGCGGCAGCGGCTTTACGCAGATATCGCCGCAGACCATGAGCGCGTTGCTCGACGCCCAGAGCCAGTCCGCGACGGCATCAACCACGGCTTCGCCGACCGACGCCTCCAGCGCGCTGAAGGACCTGTTCTCGAAGATCGACGCCAATGGCGACGGCAAGGTCACCAAATCCGAATTCGAGAACGCGCTCGGCGCCGGCGGCACCAATCTCAAGGCGGCCGATAACGTCTTCTCCAAGCTCGACAAGAACGGTGACGGCTCGGTCAGCCTCGACGAAATGTCCGCGGCGCTGAAGGGCGCCGGCGGCAAGGGCGGTCATCATCATCGCAGCGCCGGCGGTTCCGGAAGCTCCGATGGATCCAATACCGATCCGCTATTGGCGGCGCTGCAGGGCGCTTCCTCGACCTCCACCACCAACAGCGATGGCTCGACCACAACGTCGTTGACCTACGCCGACGGATCGAAGGTCACGATGACGTCGCCGGCCAGCAACAGCTCATCGAGTTCCGCAAGTTCGTCCTATAATTTCATCGAGCAGATGATCCAGCGCGCGGCCAGCTCGATTGCCTCTTCGGCGCAGTCATCGCTTTCGGTGAGCGTCTGA
- the rpe gene encoding ribulose-phosphate 3-epimerase: MSQPFASRPLVIAPSILAADFAKLGEEVRAVDAAGADWIHLDVMDGHFVPNISYGPDVIKAMRPHTKKTFDAHLMISPCDPYLEAFAKAGCDQITVHAEAGPHLHRSLQAIRALGKKAGVVLNPGTPVSAIEYVIDLIDLVLVMSVNPGFGGQAFIKSAVGKVGDLRAMTAGRPIDIEVDGGVGPDVSGQLAAAGANAFVAGSAVFKGGTVESYKANISAIRNAAALARGEAI, encoded by the coding sequence ATGTCTCAACCATTCGCGTCACGTCCCCTCGTCATCGCCCCGTCGATTCTGGCGGCGGATTTCGCCAAGCTCGGCGAAGAGGTCCGCGCCGTGGACGCAGCCGGCGCCGACTGGATCCATCTCGACGTGATGGACGGACATTTCGTTCCCAACATTTCCTACGGCCCCGACGTCATCAAGGCGATGCGCCCGCACACCAAGAAGACCTTCGACGCGCATCTGATGATCTCGCCGTGCGATCCCTACCTCGAAGCCTTCGCCAAGGCCGGCTGCGATCAGATCACCGTCCATGCCGAGGCCGGCCCGCATCTGCACCGCTCGCTGCAGGCGATCCGCGCGCTCGGCAAGAAGGCCGGAGTCGTTCTCAACCCCGGCACGCCGGTGAGCGCGATCGAATATGTCATCGACCTGATCGATCTCGTGCTGGTCATGTCGGTTAATCCCGGCTTCGGCGGCCAGGCCTTCATCAAGTCCGCCGTCGGCAAGGTCGGCGACCTCAGGGCAATGACCGCAGGCCGTCCGATCGACATCGAGGTGGATGGCGGCGTTGGCCCCGACGTGTCGGGCCAACTCGCCGCCGCCGGCGCCAATGCGTTCGTCGCGGGCTCCGCCGTGTTCAAGGGCGGCACGGTGGAATCCTACAAGGCCAACATATCCGCGATCCGCAACGCCGCCGCGCTCGCGCGCGGCGAAGCGATCTGA
- a CDS encoding DUF3303 domain-containing protein has protein sequence MKYMIEYAIRSTGLTHDEGFAGSEALLTAFGKWKPEDGLTVHAFVSNLAGNGGYVLAEAGDPKVIVTFVSKYNFWNDVNVVPVVDVGEVVPIAAASLAWARSASKS, from the coding sequence ATGAAGTACATGATTGAATACGCCATCCGCTCGACCGGGCTCACCCACGACGAAGGTTTTGCGGGCTCGGAAGCTCTGCTGACCGCGTTCGGCAAGTGGAAGCCGGAAGACGGTTTGACGGTCCACGCGTTCGTCTCGAACCTGGCCGGTAACGGCGGTTACGTGCTGGCCGAGGCCGGCGACCCCAAGGTCATCGTCACGTTCGTCTCAAAGTACAATTTTTGGAACGACGTCAATGTCGTTCCCGTGGTCGACGTCGGCGAAGTGGTTCCGATAGCTGCGGCGTCCCTTGCTTGGGCGAGAAGCGCTTCGAAAAGCTGA
- a CDS encoding DUF1330 domain-containing protein has protein sequence MRSSYRSAMVLLAGVALGGLAVQGLRAQAKPPVYYVSEIDVHDADAYAKEYAPKAQAVIKAAGGRFVAVGGVAGNLAGKLTTFEGGAPKRVTIQVWDSLEKIKAWRDSKEFAEIRKVGEKYATFTHGFAVEGVPDP, from the coding sequence ATGAGGTCCAGTTATCGGAGTGCAATGGTATTGCTCGCTGGCGTCGCGCTCGGCGGACTTGCGGTTCAAGGGCTTCGCGCCCAGGCCAAGCCGCCTGTCTACTACGTCTCGGAAATCGATGTGCACGATGCCGATGCTTATGCGAAGGAGTACGCTCCTAAGGCTCAAGCAGTCATCAAGGCAGCCGGAGGACGCTTCGTCGCCGTCGGCGGTGTTGCCGGCAACTTGGCTGGAAAGCTGACCACGTTTGAAGGCGGAGCACCAAAGCGTGTGACTATTCAAGTCTGGGACAGCTTGGAGAAGATCAAGGCGTGGCGGGACAGCAAGGAATTTGCCGAAATCCGGAAGGTCGGCGAAAAATACGCAACATTTACTCACGGCTTTGCAGTCGAAGGCGTGCCTGACCCTTGA
- a CDS encoding DUF1330 domain-containing protein yields the protein MRSNFKLAMVMLAGVAIGAIAVQGLHAQGAKLKAYSISESEILDPAAQAAYLPTARKLIEAAHGRALRTAAGRVVQIEGGSPPKSAAIVEWDSLDDGVAFYKSKAWMDLAPQRDKAVKVIRRYIVEAEK from the coding sequence ATGAGATCTAATTTTAAACTCGCAATGGTAATGCTCGCTGGCGTCGCAATTGGAGCTATCGCGGTCCAGGGCCTCCACGCGCAAGGAGCCAAGCTGAAAGCTTACTCGATCAGCGAATCTGAAATCCTCGATCCTGCAGCCCAAGCCGCATACCTCCCTACCGCCCGGAAGTTGATAGAGGCAGCCCATGGTCGAGCTTTACGCACCGCAGCCGGACGGGTTGTTCAAATAGAGGGTGGGTCGCCTCCCAAGAGTGCGGCCATCGTCGAATGGGACAGCTTGGATGACGGAGTGGCATTCTACAAGTCGAAAGCCTGGATGGACCTTGCACCCCAGCGTGACAAGGCAGTTAAGGTAATACGGCGGTACATCGTCGAAGCCGAAAAGTAG